Proteins from one Cicer arietinum cultivar CDC Frontier isolate Library 1 chromosome 3, Cicar.CDCFrontier_v2.0, whole genome shotgun sequence genomic window:
- the LOC101494769 gene encoding probable serine/threonine-protein kinase PBL22 isoform X2 → MSCHLLFALFIFSIFINSSHLVSPAPNHTQGTCVLDFKAYENEYMQFVECGDVKEDISKWGADGFPTTLCCRNALTLLSEAMASSLHNSSGQLFLSQQQLLNCKTSFQPQQGMSLSSCGFDNIYFGSSKCSSLVLLDVQDLSQYSDVSKCSHFDHSFDESCADCTSTIMSVRDGLYGKVMDKDDNNVTERAICGIAALVAVAAKQQDDPFLADKFLRCLPLTTRYNKKPAIKKVVLGVLVVAILALLIIGFLIKCVSKKKPIKHVQLKQIATWSGLYWFTKTEIENAMNYENEKINLGRGSAGEVFRGVLPSGQVVAIKHLTKSNTSSSDSFTRELAGLSRLRHPNLVCLFGCCMEDGERYLVYEFCASGNLAQHLLRRDSHLTWEARVRILRECSFALKYLHHHIEGCVVHRDIKLTNILLTEKYEAKLSDFGLSKMMGMEESKVFTDVRGTIGYMDPEYMSNAKLTCASDVYSFGIVALQILSGQKVIELDLDARDQLTRKARDVSMGKRPLSDFVDSRLKGQVDKADFGAILQIAVLCVAKSSTGRPSIEVVFDELDKVYRDMEARKKATPTTSTSSSN, encoded by the exons ATGTCTTGCCACCTTCTTTTTGcacttttcattttttcaattttcataaaCTCTTCTCACCTCGTATCTCCTGCACCCAACCACACACAAG GTACATGTGTATTGGATTTCAAAGCATACGAAAATGAATATATGCAATTTGTTGAATGTGGAGATGTGAAAGAGGATATAAGCAAGTGGGGTGCAGACGGTTTCCCAACCACACTATGCTGCAGAAATGCTCTCACACTTTTATCAGAAGCTATGGCCTCATCACTCCATAACTCATCAGGACAACTCTTCCTTTCTCAACAACAATTGCTAAACTGCAAAACTTCATTTCAACCACAACAAGGGATGTCACTCTCTTCATGTGGCTTTGATAACATTTACTTTGGTAGCTCCAAATGTTCAAGCTTAGTTTTGTTAGATGTTCAGGACTTGTCACAGTATTCAGATGTTTCCAAATGCAGCCATTTCGACCATTCGTTTGATGAGTCATGTGCTGATTGTACAAGTACAATAATGAGTGTCAGAGATGGTTTGTATGGTAAAGTAATGGACAAAGATGACAACAATGTTACTGAGAGAGCCATATGTGGAATAGCAGCTCTTGTTGCTGTTGCAGCTAAACAACAGGATGACCCTTTTCTTGCTGACAAATTCTTGCGTTGCTTGCCACTTACAACAAGATATAATAAGA AACCGGCAATTAAGAAAGTGGTGTTGGGAGTGTTGGTGGTAGCTATCCTTGCATTACTGATTATTGGTTTCCTCATAAAATGTGTATCAAAGAAGAAGCCAATAAAGCATGTTCAACTGAAACAAATAGCTACATGGTCAGGACTATACTGGTTCACAAAAacagaaattgaaaatgcaatgaattatgaaaatgaaaagataAACCTTGGACGTGGGAGTGCTGGTGAAGTGTTTAGAGGTGTTCTGCCAAGTGGTCAAGTTGTGGCTATCAAGCATTTGACTAAGAGTAACACTTCTAGTTCTGATTCTTTCACGCGAGAACTCGCTGGTCTTTCAAGGCTTCGTCATCCCAACTTGGTTTGCTTGTTCGGTTGTTGTATGGAAGATGGTGAGAGATATTTGGTTTATGAATTTTGTGCTAGTGGAAATCTCGCTCAACATCTCTTGA GAAGAGATAGCCATTTGACATGGGAAGCAAGAGTGAGGATATTGAGAGAATGTTCATTTGCGCTCAAGTATCTCCATCATCACATAGAGGGTTGTGTTGTCCATAGAGATATCAAG CTTACAAACATTCTTTTGACTGAGAAATACGAAGCCAAATTGTCTGATTTTGGATTGTCAAAGATGATGGGGATGGAAGAGAGCAAGGTTTTTACAGATGTTAGAGGAACCATAGGTTACATGGATCCAGAGTACATGAGTAATGCCAAGCTAACATGTGCAAGTGATGTATACAGTTTTGGTATTGTTGCTTTGCAAATTTTGTCAGGACAGAAAGTTATAGAATTGGATCTTGATGCCAGAGATCAACTCACCAGAAAG GCAAGAGATGTGAGTATGGGAAAACGTCCACTGTCGGATTTTGTAGACTCGCGGCTAAAGGGACAAGTTGATAAGGCAGATTTTGGAGCCATTTTACAGATTGCAGTACTTTGTGTTGCCAAATCAAGCACAGGTCGGCCATCCATCGAGGTTGTTTTTGACGAATTGGACAAGGTCTACAGAGACATGGAGGCACGCAAG AAAGCGACCCCAACAACATCAACCTCTAGCTCTAATTGA
- the LOC101493502 gene encoding uncharacterized protein isoform X1, with protein sequence MLPQNTAQEWKRSGQIPAFGNWDFANEMPITQYFESARQAGLIRYSSSSGESDPYIRGDHDLYAVDFKKPVRNGTHSTLRKATRNRERKYPNVVMVNEKETSMNMNTRKQGKVYDVMEHPRKPINKKLLHVNDVVPHRSVPLPSRLPKPVDEDLYKIPPELLRTTKRKKMLGFISKCLVPAACVS encoded by the exons ATGCTTCCACAGAACACTGCCCAG GAATGGAAGAGAAGTGGTCAAATACCAGCGTTTGGTAACTGGGATTTTGCAAATGAAATGCCAATAACTCAATACTTTGAAAGTGCAAGACAAGCTGGTTTGATTCGTTACAGTTCTTCTTCTGGTGAAAGTGATCCTTACATTCGTGGAGATCATGACCTTTATGCTGTTGATTTTAAGAAACCAGTTCGAAATGGAACACATTCTACTCTCAGAAag GCAACGAGGAACAGAGAAAGGAAGTACCCTAATGTTGTTATGGTAAATGAAAAAGAAACATCAATGAACATGAATACGAGAAAACAAGGGAAAGTGTACGATGTAATGGAACATCCAAGGAAACCAATAAACAAGAAGCTACTACATGTAAACGACGTCGTTCCACATCGTAGTGTTCCATTACCCTCGAGACTTCCAAAACCTGTTGATGAAGATCTTTATAAGATTCCTCCAGAACTTCTTCGCACAACCAAGCGG AAAAAAATGTTGGGTTTCATTTCCAAGTGTCTGGTACCTGCTGCTTGCGTTTCGTGA
- the LOC101494769 gene encoding probable serine/threonine-protein kinase PBL22 isoform X1: MSCHLLFALFIFSIFINSSHLVSPAPNHTQAGTCVLDFKAYENEYMQFVECGDVKEDISKWGADGFPTTLCCRNALTLLSEAMASSLHNSSGQLFLSQQQLLNCKTSFQPQQGMSLSSCGFDNIYFGSSKCSSLVLLDVQDLSQYSDVSKCSHFDHSFDESCADCTSTIMSVRDGLYGKVMDKDDNNVTERAICGIAALVAVAAKQQDDPFLADKFLRCLPLTTRYNKKPAIKKVVLGVLVVAILALLIIGFLIKCVSKKKPIKHVQLKQIATWSGLYWFTKTEIENAMNYENEKINLGRGSAGEVFRGVLPSGQVVAIKHLTKSNTSSSDSFTRELAGLSRLRHPNLVCLFGCCMEDGERYLVYEFCASGNLAQHLLRRDSHLTWEARVRILRECSFALKYLHHHIEGCVVHRDIKLTNILLTEKYEAKLSDFGLSKMMGMEESKVFTDVRGTIGYMDPEYMSNAKLTCASDVYSFGIVALQILSGQKVIELDLDARDQLTRKARDVSMGKRPLSDFVDSRLKGQVDKADFGAILQIAVLCVAKSSTGRPSIEVVFDELDKVYRDMEARKKATPTTSTSSSN; the protein is encoded by the exons ATGTCTTGCCACCTTCTTTTTGcacttttcattttttcaattttcataaaCTCTTCTCACCTCGTATCTCCTGCACCCAACCACACACAAG CAGGTACATGTGTATTGGATTTCAAAGCATACGAAAATGAATATATGCAATTTGTTGAATGTGGAGATGTGAAAGAGGATATAAGCAAGTGGGGTGCAGACGGTTTCCCAACCACACTATGCTGCAGAAATGCTCTCACACTTTTATCAGAAGCTATGGCCTCATCACTCCATAACTCATCAGGACAACTCTTCCTTTCTCAACAACAATTGCTAAACTGCAAAACTTCATTTCAACCACAACAAGGGATGTCACTCTCTTCATGTGGCTTTGATAACATTTACTTTGGTAGCTCCAAATGTTCAAGCTTAGTTTTGTTAGATGTTCAGGACTTGTCACAGTATTCAGATGTTTCCAAATGCAGCCATTTCGACCATTCGTTTGATGAGTCATGTGCTGATTGTACAAGTACAATAATGAGTGTCAGAGATGGTTTGTATGGTAAAGTAATGGACAAAGATGACAACAATGTTACTGAGAGAGCCATATGTGGAATAGCAGCTCTTGTTGCTGTTGCAGCTAAACAACAGGATGACCCTTTTCTTGCTGACAAATTCTTGCGTTGCTTGCCACTTACAACAAGATATAATAAGA AACCGGCAATTAAGAAAGTGGTGTTGGGAGTGTTGGTGGTAGCTATCCTTGCATTACTGATTATTGGTTTCCTCATAAAATGTGTATCAAAGAAGAAGCCAATAAAGCATGTTCAACTGAAACAAATAGCTACATGGTCAGGACTATACTGGTTCACAAAAacagaaattgaaaatgcaatgaattatgaaaatgaaaagataAACCTTGGACGTGGGAGTGCTGGTGAAGTGTTTAGAGGTGTTCTGCCAAGTGGTCAAGTTGTGGCTATCAAGCATTTGACTAAGAGTAACACTTCTAGTTCTGATTCTTTCACGCGAGAACTCGCTGGTCTTTCAAGGCTTCGTCATCCCAACTTGGTTTGCTTGTTCGGTTGTTGTATGGAAGATGGTGAGAGATATTTGGTTTATGAATTTTGTGCTAGTGGAAATCTCGCTCAACATCTCTTGA GAAGAGATAGCCATTTGACATGGGAAGCAAGAGTGAGGATATTGAGAGAATGTTCATTTGCGCTCAAGTATCTCCATCATCACATAGAGGGTTGTGTTGTCCATAGAGATATCAAG CTTACAAACATTCTTTTGACTGAGAAATACGAAGCCAAATTGTCTGATTTTGGATTGTCAAAGATGATGGGGATGGAAGAGAGCAAGGTTTTTACAGATGTTAGAGGAACCATAGGTTACATGGATCCAGAGTACATGAGTAATGCCAAGCTAACATGTGCAAGTGATGTATACAGTTTTGGTATTGTTGCTTTGCAAATTTTGTCAGGACAGAAAGTTATAGAATTGGATCTTGATGCCAGAGATCAACTCACCAGAAAG GCAAGAGATGTGAGTATGGGAAAACGTCCACTGTCGGATTTTGTAGACTCGCGGCTAAAGGGACAAGTTGATAAGGCAGATTTTGGAGCCATTTTACAGATTGCAGTACTTTGTGTTGCCAAATCAAGCACAGGTCGGCCATCCATCGAGGTTGTTTTTGACGAATTGGACAAGGTCTACAGAGACATGGAGGCACGCAAG AAAGCGACCCCAACAACATCAACCTCTAGCTCTAATTGA
- the LOC101494261 gene encoding violaxanthin de-epoxidase, chloroplastic isoform X1, which produces MKLGGNSMLLSHHEVSNVLLCIKGDIRWFQRTRTRFQYHPPNTVALFKLFSSTTNKPTPLHFLTPHRQHKQLSSPNPTKLLGFEVNRMLVFLKHWRNLRVVEVAGILICIFLIVPSADAVDALKTCACLLKECRTELVKCLANPSCAANIACLQTCNNRPDETECQIRCGDVFENSVVDEFNECAVSRKKCVPKKSDLGEFPAPNPDVLVKSFNIADFNGKWFITSGLNPTFDAFDCQLHEFHTESNKLVGNISWRIPTPDGGFLTRSTVQKFVQDPSNPGILYNRDNEYLNYQDDWYILSSQIENKPDDYIFIYYRGRNDAWDGYGGAVVYTRSSVLPESIIPELDKAAKSVGRDFTKFIRTDNTCGPEPSLVERLEKKVEEGEQTIVREVEELEEEVEKVGKTEMTLLQRLAEGFKVFQEDEENFLKGLSKEEMEILENLKLEADEVEKLFGRALPLRKLR; this is translated from the exons ATGAAGTTGGGTGGAAACTCAATGTTGTTATCTCATCATGAAGTTTCAAATGTTTTATTATGTATTAAAGGTGATATAAGGTGGTTTCAAAGAACAAGAACAAGGTTTCAATATCATCCTCCAAATACTGTTGCACTTTTCAAACTATTTTCTTCTACCACTAATAAACCTACACCTTTGCATTTCTTAACACCACATCGCCAACACAAACAACTTTCTTCTCCCAATCCTACTAAG CTATTAGGATTTGAGGTCAATAGGATGCTTGTTTTTCTCAAACATTGGAGAAATTTACGTGTAGTGGAAGTAGCTGGCATTTTGATATGCATTTTCTTGATTGTACCATCAGCTGATGCTGTTGATGCTCTCAAAACTTGTGCTTGTTTGCTCAAGGAATGCAG GACAGAATTGGTCAAGTGTCTTGCAAATCCATCATGTGCTGCCAATATTGCTTGTCTCCAAACTTGCAACAATAGACCTGATGAGACTGAATGCCAA ATTAGATGCGGGGACGTGTTTGAAAACAGTGTGGTTGATGAATTCAACGAGTGCGCCGTCTCGAGGAAAAAATGTGTACCTAAGAAATCTGACTTAGGAGAGTTTCCTGCTCCGAACCCGGATGTCCTTGTGAAGAGTTTTAACATTGCAGATTTTAATGGCAAGTGGTTCATCACTAGCGGCTTAAATCCTACCTTTGATGCATTTGACTGCCAATTACATGAATTCCACACAGAATCAAATAAACTTGTGGGTAATATATCATGGAGAATACCAACTCCAGATGGTGGATTTCTTACAAGGTCAACCGTGCAGAAATTTGTACAAGATCCTTCTAATCCAGGAATCCTTTACAATCGTGATAATGAGTACCTTAACTATCAAGATGATTG GTATATTTTGTCGTCCCAAATTGAGAATAAACCAGACgactatatatttatatactacCGAGGCAGAAATGATGCATGGGACGGCTACGGTGGCGCTGTTGTGTACACAAGGAGTTCAGTTTTGCCTGAATCTATTATTCCGGAACTCGATAAAGCGGCAAAGAGTGTAGGAAGAGACTTTACCAAGTTCATTAGAACAGATAATACATGCGGGCCAGAGCCTTCGCTGGTCGAGAGGCTGGAGAAGAAGGTAGAGGAAGGAGAGCAGACAATTGTGAGGGAAGTTGAAGAGTTGGAAGAAGAAGTAGAGAAGGTTGGAAAAACAGAGATGACATTGTTACAAAGGTTGGCAGAAGGGTTCAAAGTGTTtcaagaagatgaagaaaattTCTTAAAAGGGCTATCTAAAGAAGAAATGGAGATACTTGAAAACCTCAAATTGGAAGCTGATGAAGTAGAAAAGCTCTTTGGACGTGCCTTGCCACTAAGGAAACTAAGATAA
- the LOC101493502 gene encoding uncharacterized protein isoform X2: MDEWKRSGQIPAFGNWDFANEMPITQYFESARQAGLIRYSSSSGESDPYIRGDHDLYAVDFKKPVRNGTHSTLRKATRNRERKYPNVVMVNEKETSMNMNTRKQGKVYDVMEHPRKPINKKLLHVNDVVPHRSVPLPSRLPKPVDEDLYKIPPELLRTTKRKKMLGFISKCLVPAACVS; this comes from the exons atggat GAATGGAAGAGAAGTGGTCAAATACCAGCGTTTGGTAACTGGGATTTTGCAAATGAAATGCCAATAACTCAATACTTTGAAAGTGCAAGACAAGCTGGTTTGATTCGTTACAGTTCTTCTTCTGGTGAAAGTGATCCTTACATTCGTGGAGATCATGACCTTTATGCTGTTGATTTTAAGAAACCAGTTCGAAATGGAACACATTCTACTCTCAGAAag GCAACGAGGAACAGAGAAAGGAAGTACCCTAATGTTGTTATGGTAAATGAAAAAGAAACATCAATGAACATGAATACGAGAAAACAAGGGAAAGTGTACGATGTAATGGAACATCCAAGGAAACCAATAAACAAGAAGCTACTACATGTAAACGACGTCGTTCCACATCGTAGTGTTCCATTACCCTCGAGACTTCCAAAACCTGTTGATGAAGATCTTTATAAGATTCCTCCAGAACTTCTTCGCACAACCAAGCGG AAAAAAATGTTGGGTTTCATTTCCAAGTGTCTGGTACCTGCTGCTTGCGTTTCGTGA
- the LOC101493181 gene encoding U-box domain-containing protein 9-like, producing the protein MHCVCVTVMAAKREEKSASELKDKLWKLVKTIVDTDDFTLQTADDAIATLSSLKDFKFRRNGPKSFSDKLDDFALPPEFRCPISTQLMTDPVILSTGQTYDRPFIQRWLNEGHRTCPQTQQVLSHTILTPNYLVRDMIAQWCRXXXXXXXXXXXDTDEVVTDADRDRLNALLHKLSLSVSDQKAAAKELRLLTKRTPSFRTLFRESGDVITQLLSPLSPDTGCTHPDLQEDLITTVLNLSIHDDNKKVFAEDPALISLLIDALKCGTIQTRSNAAAAIFTLSALDSNKLIIGKSGAIKHLLGLLDEGHPFAMKDAASAIFNLCLVHENKGRTVREGAVKVILNKIMDHILVDELLAILALLSSHPKAVEEMGDRGAVPFLLSIIRESTSERSKENCVAILYTICYSDRTTWKEIKEEEKANGTLSKLAQCGTSRAKRKATSILERVNRSPSLTHTA; encoded by the exons ATGCACTGTGTATGTGTGACGGTTATGGCGGCgaagagagaagaaaaaagCGCGTCGGAATTGAAGGATAAGTTATGGAAACTCGTCAAAACCATCGTTGACACCGATGACTTTACTTTGCAAACCGCCGATGATGCAATCGCCACTCTTTCTTCTCTCAAGGATTTCAAGTTTCGTCGAAACGGACCAAAATCTTTCTCCGATAAATTGGACGATTTTGCCCTTCCTCCTGAATTTCGCTGTCCCATTTCCACTCAGTTGATGACTGACCCCGTTATCTTGTCCACTGGACAG ACTTATGATCGGCCATTTATCCAGAGGTGGTTGAATGAAGGCCACAGAACATGTCCTCAAACCCAGCAAGTTTTGTCTCATACAATTCTTACTCCTAATTATTTGGTAAGAGACATGATTGCGCAGTGGTGTAGG NNNNNNNNNNNNNNNNNNNNNNNNNNNNNNNNGGATACGGACGAAGTAGTGACTGATGCAGACAGAGACCGTTTAAATGCATTGCTTCATAAGTTGTCATTGTCTGTTTCTGATCAGAAAGCAGCTGCGAAAGAACTTCGTCTGTTAACGAAGCGAACACCTTCATTTCGAACCCTTTTTCGGGAGTCCGGTGATGTGATTACACAGTTGCTAAGTCCTTTGTCACCGGACACCGGTTGTACTCACCCTGATCTGCAAGAGGATTTGATCACGACTGTTTTGAATCTCTCAATTCACGACGATAATAAGAAAGTGTTTGCAGAGGATCCGGCCCTCATTTCCCTTCTCATTGATGCCTTGAAATGTGGAACCATCCAAACAAGAAGCAATGCTGCAGCAGCTATTTTCACACTATCAGCTCTTGATTCCAATAAGCTCATCATTGGAAAATCAGGAGCTATCAAACATTTGCTTGGCCTATTAGATGAGGGACATCCATTTGCCATGAAAGATGCTGCATCGGCTATATTTAACTTATGTCTTGTCCACGAGAATAAAGGGAGGACCGTGCGAGAAGGGGCGGTTAAGGTCATTTTGAACAAGATAATGGATCACATTCTAGTCGATGAGCTGTTGGCTATACTGGCACTCCTCTCCAGTCATCCCAAGGCTGTTGAAGAAATGGGCGATCGTGGCGCTGTTCCTTTCTTACTGAGTATTATAAGGGAGAGCACATCAGAAAGAAGCAAGGAAAATTGTGTAGCAATCCTATATACAATCTGTTATAGTGATAGAACAACGTGGAAGGaaatcaaagaagaagaaaaggcCAATGGTACACTATCCAAGCTCGCGCAATGCGGAACTTCAAGGGCGAAAAGGAAGGCTACCAGTATTCTTGAAAGGGTTAACAGATCTCCATCCTTAACTCACACTGCTTAG
- the LOC101494261 gene encoding violaxanthin de-epoxidase, chloroplastic isoform X2, translating to MLVFLKHWRNLRVVEVAGILICIFLIVPSADAVDALKTCACLLKECRTELVKCLANPSCAANIACLQTCNNRPDETECQIRCGDVFENSVVDEFNECAVSRKKCVPKKSDLGEFPAPNPDVLVKSFNIADFNGKWFITSGLNPTFDAFDCQLHEFHTESNKLVGNISWRIPTPDGGFLTRSTVQKFVQDPSNPGILYNRDNEYLNYQDDWYILSSQIENKPDDYIFIYYRGRNDAWDGYGGAVVYTRSSVLPESIIPELDKAAKSVGRDFTKFIRTDNTCGPEPSLVERLEKKVEEGEQTIVREVEELEEEVEKVGKTEMTLLQRLAEGFKVFQEDEENFLKGLSKEEMEILENLKLEADEVEKLFGRALPLRKLR from the exons ATGCTTGTTTTTCTCAAACATTGGAGAAATTTACGTGTAGTGGAAGTAGCTGGCATTTTGATATGCATTTTCTTGATTGTACCATCAGCTGATGCTGTTGATGCTCTCAAAACTTGTGCTTGTTTGCTCAAGGAATGCAG GACAGAATTGGTCAAGTGTCTTGCAAATCCATCATGTGCTGCCAATATTGCTTGTCTCCAAACTTGCAACAATAGACCTGATGAGACTGAATGCCAA ATTAGATGCGGGGACGTGTTTGAAAACAGTGTGGTTGATGAATTCAACGAGTGCGCCGTCTCGAGGAAAAAATGTGTACCTAAGAAATCTGACTTAGGAGAGTTTCCTGCTCCGAACCCGGATGTCCTTGTGAAGAGTTTTAACATTGCAGATTTTAATGGCAAGTGGTTCATCACTAGCGGCTTAAATCCTACCTTTGATGCATTTGACTGCCAATTACATGAATTCCACACAGAATCAAATAAACTTGTGGGTAATATATCATGGAGAATACCAACTCCAGATGGTGGATTTCTTACAAGGTCAACCGTGCAGAAATTTGTACAAGATCCTTCTAATCCAGGAATCCTTTACAATCGTGATAATGAGTACCTTAACTATCAAGATGATTG GTATATTTTGTCGTCCCAAATTGAGAATAAACCAGACgactatatatttatatactacCGAGGCAGAAATGATGCATGGGACGGCTACGGTGGCGCTGTTGTGTACACAAGGAGTTCAGTTTTGCCTGAATCTATTATTCCGGAACTCGATAAAGCGGCAAAGAGTGTAGGAAGAGACTTTACCAAGTTCATTAGAACAGATAATACATGCGGGCCAGAGCCTTCGCTGGTCGAGAGGCTGGAGAAGAAGGTAGAGGAAGGAGAGCAGACAATTGTGAGGGAAGTTGAAGAGTTGGAAGAAGAAGTAGAGAAGGTTGGAAAAACAGAGATGACATTGTTACAAAGGTTGGCAGAAGGGTTCAAAGTGTTtcaagaagatgaagaaaattTCTTAAAAGGGCTATCTAAAGAAGAAATGGAGATACTTGAAAACCTCAAATTGGAAGCTGATGAAGTAGAAAAGCTCTTTGGACGTGCCTTGCCACTAAGGAAACTAAGATAA